CCTATGTTCCACCTCTATCCTGATGAGGGCTCCGTGCTTGATAGTTTCGCCTTCGCTTGGCCATTTTGGCTATTGAGGACTACGCTCAGACGATGTGATTGAGTGCCTCTTCTGCGGCTCTCTTATTTCTGGCTCAAGCTTCCCGCTCAACTTCTATGGCATCATCCGAAGTCCATTACGCATGCAAAGATCGAAAAGTCTTTTTGATGAGTTTTGCTGTTCTAGCGACTTAAGCCAAGGAGCGTGTAACTATATTTAGACGGCTAACTTACCGCGCTGTTCTGTGCGAATTCGAAGCACTTCTTCCACCTCTGAGATAAAGATTTTTCCGTCGCCTATTTTACCGGTTCTGGCGCTTTCTATAATGGCCTGGACGGCTGGCTCCAGATATTCTTCAAGGATGACTACTTCAATCTTGAGCTTTGGTATAAAAGAGATTAGCTGATTACCTGATTGTTCGCCCAGATTGCCTTTTTGGCGCCCAAAGCCTTTAACTTCAGTAATAGTCATCCCTTCTATACCTATATCCCCTAGGGCATCTTTTACATCTTCAAGTTTAAAAGGTTTAATAATAGCCTCAATTTTTTTCATAAGATTCATTAGCAATCTAGAGGCTGTCGGTTCAGTGTCAGCTTTTCATTTGATAAATATTTGAAAGTTATTAGCTGATCTACTTAGTAGAGGGGTACCATCAATGATGTGTAGGCAATGAAAAAAGTGGCTGAAGGAAAACCTTCAGCCACTTGATCATCAACCAATTCGAGTTTTAATTAAACTGCTTTATCACCTTTTTCTTCGGTGCGGATGCGAATAGCTTCCTCAACCGGCAAAATGAAGATTTTCCCATCACCAATTTTTCCAGTTTTGGCAGCCTTAACGATAGCCTCCACTGCCTTTTCGGTTAGGGATTCTTCTAAGACGACCTCAATTTTTACCTTAGGTAAGAAATCTACCGTGTATTCAGAACCGCGGTAGATTTCGGTATGACCTTTCTGACGGCCAAACCCCTTGACCTCACTCACGGTCAACCCTTCAATGCCGATTTCAGTTAGGGCTTCTTTTACTTCCTCAAGCTTAAAAGGCTTGATAATTGCTTCGAGTTTTTTTACTGCCATAAATTTTCCTTTCTTTGTCTTCTAGTTAGAGCGAGCTTATACACTCACTCTAAA
The DNA window shown above is from Verrucomicrobiota bacterium and carries:
- a CDS encoding P-II family nitrogen regulator, which translates into the protein MKKIEAIIKPFKLEDVKDALGDIGIEGMTITEVKGFGRQKGNLGEQSGNQLISFIPKLKIEVVILEEYLEPAVQAIIESARTGKIGDGKIFISEVEEVLRIRTEQRGKLAV
- a CDS encoding P-II family nitrogen regulator, which encodes MAVKKLEAIIKPFKLEEVKEALTEIGIEGLTVSEVKGFGRQKGHTEIYRGSEYTVDFLPKVKIEVVLEESLTEKAVEAIVKAAKTGKIGDGKIFILPVEEAIRIRTEEKGDKAV